GGACGGCCATCATCACAGCCTCAGCGCAGCCGGTCGAGCCGTCGTACATCGACGCGTTGGCGATCTCCATGCCGGTGAGCTCGCAGATCATCGTCTGGAACTCGAAGGTGGCCTGCAGCGTGCCCTGCGCGATCTCGGGCTGGTACGGCGTGTAGCTGGTGAGGAACTCGCCGCGCTGCACGAGCGAGTCGATGACGACCGGGCGATAGTGGCGGTACGCGCCTGCGCCGAGGAAGCTCGCATACTGCTTCGCGGGCTTGGCTTCGGCGATCTCGCCGCTGGCGATGTTCGCCGCGAAGGCCTTGAAGCGGTCGAGCACTTCGCTCTCGGAGTGCTGGCGCGGGATGTTGAGGTCGCGCGTAAGGCGGTACTCCGCGGGCACGCTCTCAAAGAGGCTATCGACGTTCGGCACGCCGATGGCGTCGAGCATTTCAACGCGGTCGGCTGGAGATTTCGGCAAGTAACGCATGGAGTGTTCCAGTTCTTCTTTGAGTCGGTCGTGCGTGAATCGGAGCCTTCAGCACAAAGCGGTGGAAGGACCACCGCTTGTGCTGTGCAGCATTAGAAACTTAGTGGCCGGTCTCTTCGGCGACGAACTTTTCGTAATCCTCGGCGCTGAGCAGCGCGTTGGCTTCGTCGGTGTTGGTGACGGCGAGCTTGATGAGCCAAACGTTGTTCGCGTCGGAGTTGATGGTCTCGGGCGCGTCATTCAGCGCTTCGTTCACCTCGGTGACGGTGCCGCTGACGGGTGCGTACAGATCGCTGACCGCCTTGACGCTCTCGACCGAGCCAAAGGTCGAACCGGCTTCCACCTGCTGACCCACCTTGGGCAGTTCGACGAAGACGATATCGCCGAGCGAGCTCTGCGCGTAGTCGGTGATGCCGACGGTTCCGTTCTCGCCCTCGAGCGAGAGCCATTCGTGCGATTTGGCGAAGCGATAGTTAGCGGGATAGCTCATAGGGCTAATTGTATGCGGACGCATGGGGTGCGGAAAAACCGGCTCGCCGATAAACGATGAATCTTTTACTTCGATATCTAATCATATGAAGTGAAAGTAATTCGGCGAGCCGCCGAAGAGGAAAGGAAAGACACCATGAACCCCATTGTTGGCCTCCACCACGTGACCGCGATCGCTTCGGACCCGCAGCAGAACCTCGACTTCTATACGGAGGTGCTGGGCCTGCGTCTGGTGAAGCGCACGGTGAACTTCGATGACCCCGGCACGTACCACTTCTACTTTGGCGACGACACGGGAACGCCTGGCACGGTGCTCACGTTCTTCCCGTGGCCGCACGCTCGTCGCGGTTCAGCCGGCGCTGGTGAGGTGACGC
The nucleotide sequence above comes from Granulicella cerasi. Encoded proteins:
- the gcvH gene encoding glycine cleavage system protein GcvH, with protein sequence MSYPANYRFAKSHEWLSLEGENGTVGITDYAQSSLGDIVFVELPKVGQQVEAGSTFGSVESVKAVSDLYAPVSGTVTEVNEALNDAPETINSDANNVWLIKLAVTNTDEANALLSAEDYEKFVAEETGH